In Hymenobacter gelipurpurascens, one DNA window encodes the following:
- the pseG gene encoding UDP-2,4-diacetamido-2,4,6-trideoxy-beta-L-altropyranose hydrolase, with amino-acid sequence METCVSAAGAASLVVIPRLVFRADGNSRIGLGHVMRLLALAEILAPLAAERLFLIRQPDEALVELLETNGLTVQQLPLQPLPEEAAELVRQVLRPTDVLVLDGYDFRYDYQNTVRGAVARLVYLDDLHSFPLAADLVLNPAGGISVAQYELRQPGARLLSGPAFAPLRTAFRELPAREPTNASPEEILVCLGGADPTHQTQRVAAALLELPSGPQVHVVVGSAYTHWESLQAWAQDQPRLVLHRNLPGEQLAELMRQCGAAVCSASTVSYEYCAAGGGLLFILPVADNQYDIAHYLRAAGLALPYTSAPNVLTSPEAARVAAQLREAQHRVFDGLTAVRLRQEFTALQLPPPPFYLRPVQAADSDQLLAWTNEPAVRQHSFNPNPVAPPDHAKWLAARLSDPQALLLLAQEAATGLPAGLIRFAVDGEEATLSYLLDARFRGRGLAALLLLAGTRQVTALFPQVRRVVGHVQAANVASVKAFERAGFRQVAEKSAEVDSVAFRWEGVGSAA; translated from the coding sequence ATGGAGACTTGTGTTTCGGCCGCCGGCGCGGCCTCCTTGGTGGTTATTCCCCGGCTGGTATTTCGGGCCGATGGCAACTCCCGCATAGGCCTAGGCCACGTGATGCGGCTGCTGGCGCTGGCCGAGATTCTGGCGCCGCTGGCGGCAGAGCGGCTTTTCCTGATCCGGCAGCCTGATGAGGCATTGGTAGAGCTATTGGAAACCAATGGCCTGACGGTACAGCAGCTCCCGCTGCAGCCACTGCCCGAAGAAGCGGCCGAGCTGGTGCGCCAGGTGCTGCGGCCCACCGACGTGCTGGTACTGGATGGCTACGACTTCCGCTACGACTACCAAAACACGGTGCGCGGCGCCGTAGCCCGCCTCGTGTACCTCGATGATCTGCACAGCTTTCCGCTGGCCGCTGATCTGGTGTTGAATCCGGCGGGGGGTATCAGTGTGGCGCAGTATGAGCTGCGCCAGCCGGGCGCACGGTTGCTCAGTGGCCCCGCCTTTGCACCACTCCGAACGGCCTTTCGGGAACTGCCTGCTCGGGAGCCAACGAATGCTTCTCCGGAGGAAATTCTGGTATGCCTGGGCGGCGCCGACCCTACTCATCAGACCCAACGCGTAGCGGCGGCGTTGCTGGAGCTGCCTTCGGGGCCCCAGGTGCACGTGGTGGTGGGCAGCGCCTACACCCACTGGGAAAGTCTGCAAGCCTGGGCGCAGGATCAGCCCCGGCTGGTGCTACACCGTAATCTACCTGGCGAGCAACTGGCGGAGCTGATGCGCCAATGTGGCGCGGCCGTGTGCTCGGCCAGCACCGTGAGCTACGAATACTGCGCGGCCGGTGGGGGCCTGCTGTTCATTCTGCCCGTGGCCGACAACCAATATGATATTGCCCACTACCTACGGGCGGCGGGGCTGGCGCTGCCCTACACCTCGGCACCCAACGTGCTGACTTCGCCCGAAGCGGCCCGCGTAGCAGCGCAGCTTCGCGAGGCGCAGCACCGGGTGTTTGATGGCCTGACCGCCGTACGACTACGGCAGGAATTCACGGCGCTGCAGCTTCCGCCCCCACCCTTTTACCTGCGCCCCGTGCAGGCCGCCGATTCCGACCAGCTCCTCGCCTGGACCAATGAGCCGGCCGTGCGCCAGCATTCCTTCAACCCCAACCCCGTAGCGCCTCCCGACCATGCTAAGTGGCTGGCCGCCCGCCTCTCCGACCCGCAGGCCCTGCTGCTGCTAGCTCAGGAAGCCGCTACTGGCCTACCAGCCGGCCTGATCCGGTTTGCCGTGGACGGTGAGGAGGCTACGCTAAGCTATTTGCTGGATGCCCGGTTCAGGGGCCGCGGCCTGGCAGCACTGTTGCTGCTGGCCGGTACCCGGCAAGTTACGGCGCTGTTCCCGCAGGTGCGGCGCGTTGTAGGCCATGTGCAAGCGGCCAACGTGGCCTCCGTCAAGGCATTTGAGCGGGCTGGGTTTCGGCAGGTTGCCGAAAAGTCAGCTGAGGTAGATAGCGTTGCCTTTCGCTGGGAAGGGGTTGGTTCTGCTGCGTGA
- the pseI gene encoding pseudaminic acid synthase, whose translation MQISIGSRLLGSDQPPFIIAELSGNHNQDLNRGLAIVDAMAAAGAHAIKLQTYTADTMTLPGAYRIDDPNSLWYGRELHELYQEAHTPWEWHKPLFDRAREHGMLAFSSPFDETAVDFLETLEVPAYKIASFENTDWPLLRRVAATGKPVIMSTGASTLAEVAEAVQVLREAGCRELILLKCTSTYPATPQNTNLRTLPHFQQLFPDCLVGLSDHTMGVGAAVAAVALGACVVEKHVTLRRADGGVDSAFSLEPEEVAQLVTETERAWQALGQVQYGIQRAEEKSRLYKRSLYVAQNIQAGEIFTKENLRVVRPGDGLPPRYYDQLLGKPARQNLQAGTPLTWEAL comes from the coding sequence ATGCAGATTTCCATTGGCTCCCGCCTTCTTGGCTCCGATCAGCCGCCGTTCATCATTGCCGAGCTCAGCGGCAACCATAATCAGGACCTCAACCGGGGCCTGGCCATTGTAGATGCTATGGCCGCCGCCGGTGCGCATGCCATTAAGCTCCAGACGTATACCGCCGATACCATGACGCTGCCCGGCGCCTACCGCATCGACGACCCTAATTCCTTGTGGTACGGCCGCGAGCTGCATGAGCTCTATCAGGAGGCGCACACGCCCTGGGAGTGGCACAAGCCTTTATTTGATCGGGCGCGGGAGCATGGCATGCTGGCCTTCAGCTCGCCCTTTGATGAAACCGCCGTGGATTTTCTGGAAACCCTTGAGGTACCAGCCTACAAAATCGCCTCTTTCGAAAACACCGACTGGCCCCTGCTGCGCCGCGTGGCGGCCACCGGCAAACCCGTGATTATGAGCACGGGTGCCAGTACGCTGGCCGAAGTAGCCGAAGCCGTGCAGGTGCTGCGCGAGGCCGGTTGCCGAGAGCTGATTTTGCTGAAGTGCACCAGCACCTACCCCGCCACGCCCCAAAACACCAACCTGCGCACGCTGCCCCATTTCCAGCAGCTCTTTCCCGACTGCCTCGTAGGCCTCTCCGACCATACCATGGGCGTGGGCGCTGCCGTAGCGGCCGTAGCCTTGGGCGCTTGTGTAGTAGAGAAGCACGTAACCCTGCGCCGCGCCGATGGTGGCGTAGATTCCGCTTTCTCCCTGGAGCCCGAGGAAGTAGCGCAACTGGTAACTGAAACTGAGCGGGCCTGGCAGGCGCTAGGCCAGGTGCAATACGGCATCCAGCGGGCGGAGGAAAAGAGCCGACTCTACAAACGCTCCTTGTATGTGGCCCAGAATATTCAGGCCGGCGAAATCTTCACCAAGGAAAACCTGCGCGTAGTGCGCCCCGGCGACGGTTTGCCGCCCCGCTACTACGACCAACTCCTGGGCAAACCGGCCCGCCAAAACCTGCAGGCCGGCACCCCCCTGACCTGGGAGGCGCTGTAA